Proteins encoded within one genomic window of Pseudomonas cannabina:
- the rarD gene encoding EamA family transporter RarD, whose translation MYKGVVLSVLASVLFGVMYFYTSLMAPLDGEEIFGWRMLLTVPCATLFMLVSGDWRRVRELAARLRQQPLLIFGLLLSSLLLGAQLLIFMWAPLHGRSLEVSLGYFLLPLSMIFTGRLVYGEHLSYLQKVAAGFAMLGVGHEIVRLGSFSWETLLVAGGYPLYFVLRRKLKTDHLGGLWFDMLLMLPIGLWFISNGHPQAIQQTPLLYLLIPLLGVISASALVSYIIASRLLPFSLFGLLSYVEPILLVGVALLLGESISRDEWLTYLPIWLAVVVLMIEGAKHMLAQRRRDAS comes from the coding sequence GTGTACAAAGGTGTCGTGCTGTCGGTTCTGGCTTCCGTGCTGTTCGGGGTCATGTATTTCTATACCTCGCTGATGGCCCCGCTGGATGGCGAGGAGATCTTCGGCTGGCGCATGCTGCTCACCGTGCCGTGCGCCACGCTGTTCATGCTGGTCAGCGGTGACTGGCGGCGCGTTCGCGAGCTGGCTGCCCGACTGCGGCAGCAGCCGCTGCTGATCTTCGGGCTGCTGCTGTCGTCACTGCTGCTCGGCGCGCAGTTGCTGATCTTCATGTGGGCGCCGCTGCATGGGCGCAGTCTGGAGGTGTCGCTGGGTTACTTCCTGCTGCCCCTGAGCATGATTTTCACCGGCCGTCTGGTGTATGGCGAACACCTCTCGTACCTGCAAAAAGTCGCCGCCGGGTTCGCCATGCTCGGTGTCGGCCATGAAATAGTACGGCTGGGCAGTTTTTCCTGGGAAACCCTGCTGGTCGCGGGTGGCTACCCGCTGTATTTCGTGTTGCGCCGCAAACTCAAGACCGATCACCTGGGCGGGCTGTGGTTTGACATGCTGCTGATGCTGCCCATCGGCCTGTGGTTCATCAGCAACGGGCACCCGCAGGCGATTCAGCAGACACCGCTGCTGTATCTGTTGATTCCGTTGCTCGGGGTCATCAGCGCCTCGGCGCTGGTCAGCTACATCATCGCCAGCCGCTTGCTGCCGTTCAGCCTGTTCGGACTGCTCAGCTATGTCGAGCCGATCCTGCTGGTGGGGGTCGCCTTGCTGCTGGGCGAAAGCATCAGCCGCGATGAATGGCTGACCTATCTGCCGATCTGGCTGGCGGTCGTGGTGCTGATGATCGAAGGCGCCAAGCACATGCTGGCCCAGCGCCGTCGGGATGCGAGCTGA
- a CDS encoding ankyrin repeat domain-containing protein — translation MKNLIYGLLLIAAAASAAQPSPPPELTPELTPEQTASQLRTLFFDASREGNNQMLDTFIDAHYDLNVRDPQGYTGLILAAYHGHEDSVIRLIDAGADPCAKDNRGNTALMGAIFKGELSIAKRLVQADCGANLTNNAGQTAAMYAALFKRTEVLKALTDKGADLSIRDSMGNDVQGLSKGEFQAPPTR, via the coding sequence GTGAAAAACCTCATCTACGGTTTGCTGCTGATTGCCGCAGCTGCCAGCGCAGCGCAACCTTCGCCACCTCCGGAACTTACTCCAGAACTTACCCCTGAACAGACCGCCAGCCAGCTGCGCACTCTGTTCTTCGATGCCTCTCGTGAAGGCAACAACCAGATGCTCGACACCTTCATCGACGCTCATTACGACCTCAACGTACGAGACCCGCAGGGCTACACCGGCCTGATTCTGGCCGCCTACCATGGCCACGAAGACTCGGTGATTCGCCTGATCGATGCCGGCGCAGATCCCTGCGCCAAGGACAACCGCGGCAATACTGCGTTGATGGGCGCAATCTTCAAGGGTGAACTGAGTATCGCCAAGCGTCTGGTGCAAGCCGACTGCGGCGCGAACCTGACCAACAATGCCGGACAGACCGCAGCCATGTATGCGGCCCTTTTCAAACGCACTGAGGTGCTCAAGGCGTTGACCGACAAGGGCGCCGACCTGAGCATCCGCGACAGTATGGGCAACGACGTGCAAGGCTTGTCCAAAGGCGAGTTCCAGGCACCGCCCACGCGCTGA
- the katB gene encoding catalase KatB codes for MVRLTAVGLISMPAAYAADTLTRDNGAEVGDNQNSQTAGAQGPVLLQDVQLLQKLQRFDRERIPERVVHARGTGVKGEFTASADISDLSKATVFKSGEKTPVFVRFSSVVHGNHSPETLRDPHGFATKFYTADGNWDLVGNNFPTFFIRDAIKFPDMVHAFKPDPRTNLDNDSRRFDFFSHVPEATRTLTLLYSNEGTPAGYRFMDGNGVHAYKLVNAKGEVHYVKFHWKTLQGIKNLDPKEVAQVQSKDYSHLTNDLVGAIKKGDFPKWDLYIQVLKPEDLAKFEFDPLDATKIWPDVPEKKIGQMVLNKNVDNFFQETEQVAMAPANLVPGIEPSEDRLLQGRVFSYADTQMYRLGANGLSLPVNQPKVAVNNGNQDGAMNSGHTTSGVNYEPSRLEPRPSDDKARYSELPISGTTQQAKITREQNFKQAGDLYRSYNAKEQTDLVQSFGESLADTDTESKNIMLSFLYKADPTYGTRVTEVAKGDLAKVKSLAASLKD; via the coding sequence ATGGTTCGTTTAACTGCAGTCGGCCTTATCAGCATGCCGGCCGCCTACGCAGCCGACACCCTGACTCGCGACAATGGAGCCGAAGTCGGCGATAACCAGAATTCCCAGACCGCAGGCGCCCAAGGGCCAGTCCTGCTGCAAGACGTGCAATTGCTGCAAAAACTGCAGCGGTTCGATCGTGAGCGCATCCCGGAGCGTGTGGTTCACGCGCGAGGCACTGGCGTCAAAGGCGAATTCACTGCATCGGCCGACATCAGCGACCTGAGCAAGGCTACGGTCTTCAAATCAGGCGAGAAAACACCGGTTTTCGTGCGTTTTTCTTCCGTGGTGCATGGCAACCATTCGCCTGAAACCCTGCGCGACCCTCACGGTTTTGCCACCAAATTCTATACGGCTGACGGCAACTGGGATCTGGTGGGCAACAACTTCCCGACCTTCTTCATCCGCGACGCCATCAAGTTCCCGGACATGGTCCACGCGTTCAAGCCTGACCCGCGCACTAACCTCGACAACGATTCGCGTCGCTTTGACTTCTTCTCCCATGTTCCGGAAGCCACTCGTACGCTGACCCTGTTGTATTCCAACGAAGGTACGCCAGCAGGCTATCGCTTCATGGACGGCAACGGTGTTCACGCCTACAAACTGGTCAACGCCAAAGGCGAAGTGCACTACGTCAAATTCCACTGGAAGACGCTGCAAGGCATCAAGAACCTCGACCCGAAAGAAGTCGCTCAGGTTCAGTCCAAGGACTACAGCCATCTGACCAATGATCTGGTCGGCGCGATCAAGAAAGGCGACTTCCCGAAATGGGATCTGTACATCCAGGTCCTGAAGCCTGAAGACCTTGCCAAGTTCGAATTCGATCCTCTGGATGCCACCAAGATCTGGCCTGACGTGCCGGAGAAGAAAATCGGCCAGATGGTGCTGAACAAGAACGTCGACAACTTCTTCCAGGAAACCGAACAGGTCGCCATGGCCCCGGCCAACCTGGTACCCGGTATCGAACCTTCCGAGGACCGCCTGTTGCAGGGTCGTGTGTTCTCTTATGCCGACACCCAGATGTACCGTCTTGGCGCCAACGGCCTGAGCCTGCCGGTCAACCAGCCTAAAGTGGCCGTGAACAACGGCAACCAGGACGGCGCGATGAACAGCGGCCACACCACCAGCGGCGTGAACTACGAGCCAAGCCGTCTGGAACCGCGTCCATCCGATGACAAGGCGCGTTACAGCGAACTGCCGATCAGTGGCACCACCCAGCAGGCGAAGATCACGCGCGAGCAGAACTTCAAGCAAGCGGGCGATCTGTACCGTTCTTACAACGCGAAAGAGCAGACTGATCTGGTGCAGAGCTTCGGCGAGTCGCTGGCCGACACCGATACCGAAAGCAAAAACATCATGCTGTCGTTCCTCTACAAAGCCGACCCTACCTACGGCACTCGGGTAACCGAAGTGGCCAAAGGCGACCTGGCCAAAGTCAAGTCGCTGGCTGCCAGCCTCAAAGACTGA
- a CDS encoding AAA family ATPase: protein MNLTRLCLKNYRRFAEFDIEFDPQLTIISARNGQGKTSVLEAIVAALGPFVGSFDQGVSRHIERTDARYARVGEGFESEQQFPVVISAEMSNPAKRWQRALNGPKSRTTTKEADPLAAWGKELQSMLRSDSAISLPVVRYYSSRRLWVSHKNVSSKAVLTESRTAGYEDCLSAFSTYAQLQEWMRKATLAVIQQKQQAGYEHSNLEPRLQGIRNAVNEVMADEGWSDFHYSLTFEELSMSHPDHAALPLGLLSDGVRAMITLVADLALRCSRLNGHFKELASLQTTGVVLIDEVDLHLHPAWQQRVIGSLRKAFPKIQFIVSTQSPQVLSTVKRECIRMVFQDANENWQAAYPPQEVKGVESAVALNDIMGVNPIPPVDEACWVAEYMAKIESGTHEDRDGLALRKKLLDFYGAQHQVLLDADRLVRFQAFKLQKHSNSKG, encoded by the coding sequence ATGAACCTGACCAGACTTTGCCTTAAGAACTATCGCCGCTTTGCCGAGTTCGATATCGAATTCGATCCGCAATTGACGATAATTTCCGCGCGCAATGGCCAAGGTAAGACGTCGGTTCTGGAAGCCATTGTTGCGGCTCTGGGCCCCTTCGTCGGCTCGTTCGATCAGGGAGTGTCCAGGCATATCGAGCGTACTGATGCTCGGTATGCGCGGGTAGGTGAAGGGTTTGAAAGCGAGCAGCAATTTCCAGTGGTCATCAGTGCAGAAATGTCCAACCCTGCAAAGCGTTGGCAGCGAGCGCTTAATGGTCCGAAAAGCCGCACTACCACCAAAGAAGCCGATCCACTGGCTGCCTGGGGAAAAGAACTCCAGTCCATGCTGCGTAGCGATTCGGCGATTTCGCTGCCCGTTGTGCGCTATTACAGCTCCAGGCGCCTCTGGGTCAGTCATAAAAACGTGTCCAGCAAAGCAGTCCTGACTGAGAGCCGTACTGCCGGTTACGAAGATTGCCTGTCCGCGTTCTCTACTTATGCGCAGTTACAGGAATGGATGAGAAAGGCAACGCTGGCCGTCATTCAACAAAAGCAGCAGGCCGGTTACGAGCATTCCAACCTTGAACCACGTTTGCAGGGCATCAGAAATGCAGTAAATGAGGTGATGGCAGACGAAGGCTGGAGTGACTTCCACTACAGTCTGACGTTTGAAGAGTTGTCCATGTCTCACCCTGATCACGCGGCCCTGCCACTTGGCCTTCTCAGTGACGGTGTGCGCGCCATGATTACGCTCGTTGCTGATCTGGCGTTGCGTTGTTCCCGCCTGAATGGCCATTTCAAGGAATTGGCGTCACTGCAGACAACGGGCGTCGTATTGATCGATGAAGTCGACTTGCATTTGCATCCAGCCTGGCAGCAACGTGTAATTGGCAGTCTTCGCAAAGCGTTCCCGAAGATCCAGTTCATTGTAAGCACACAAAGTCCGCAGGTACTTTCGACGGTAAAGCGCGAATGCATACGCATGGTGTTTCAGGACGCCAACGAAAACTGGCAAGCTGCATACCCGCCGCAGGAAGTCAAAGGCGTTGAAAGTGCCGTAGCGCTCAATGACATCATGGGTGTAAACCCCATTCCGCCAGTCGATGAAGCATGCTGGGTCGCCGAATACATGGCAAAGATCGAGAGCGGTACCCATGAAGATCGCGACGGCCTGGCATTGCGCAAAAAGCTGCTCGATTTCTATGGAGCGCAGCATCAGGTGCTTCTGGACGCCGACAGGCTGGTCCGCTTTCAGGCGTTTAAATTGCAAAAACACTCTAACAGCAAGGGCTGA
- a CDS encoding nuclear transport factor 2 family protein — translation MKKLTLLIGLLCLFTGYAAAAPSDEADVAQAVDKLTQAMWHKDITQLKALTADNLTYGHSSGTIQDKQAFIADIETGKSAFNELKMLNQNITLSGDVAMVRNHFSAQAVNSGKVVPTEIENFQIWQKQNGQWLLIGRQAFRF, via the coding sequence ATGAAAAAGCTGACACTGCTGATAGGCTTGCTGTGCCTGTTCACGGGCTACGCCGCTGCCGCACCCTCCGATGAGGCCGACGTGGCCCAGGCGGTCGACAAGCTGACTCAGGCCATGTGGCACAAGGATATAACGCAACTCAAGGCGCTGACTGCGGATAACCTCACCTACGGCCACTCAAGCGGCACGATCCAGGACAAACAGGCTTTTATCGCCGACATCGAAACCGGCAAAAGCGCATTCAATGAGCTGAAAATGCTCAATCAGAACATCACGCTATCGGGCGACGTCGCGATGGTTCGCAATCACTTCTCGGCGCAAGCCGTGAACAGCGGCAAAGTGGTGCCGACCGAAATCGAAAACTTCCAGATCTGGCAGAAACAGAACGGCCAGTGGCTATTGATTGGCCGCCAGGCGTTCCGCTTCTAA
- a CDS encoding CAP domain-containing protein yields MPVIASVLRLSLLSLGMMCANAVLASEETQLVDSLNAYRGQAQRCGEQVSMELPPLAPDPRLVLPANGNLDLQQSLARAAYPMVTVQAISLSGPRDSAAAMKAVQESFCQVVLDPQFVDVGVSREGRDWRIVLARSLVASRLGDWQAEGQKILQMVNTARTQARQCGPQSYAATTPLAWNQALGSAAQSHSQAMANNNFFDHKDREGRMPGDRAELAGYAGQQVGENIAAGQDTARKVVDGWLASPGHCANLMNPGFRELGAAYAMDPKSDAGIYWTAMFGTQQQ; encoded by the coding sequence ATGCCTGTCATTGCATCCGTTCTGCGCCTTTCATTACTGTCACTGGGAATGATGTGTGCCAACGCTGTGTTGGCCAGTGAAGAGACGCAACTGGTCGACTCCCTCAACGCCTACCGGGGACAGGCGCAACGCTGTGGCGAGCAGGTCTCCATGGAGTTGCCGCCCCTTGCGCCCGATCCGCGACTGGTCCTGCCTGCCAACGGCAATCTGGACCTGCAGCAGTCGCTGGCCCGGGCGGCCTATCCGATGGTCACCGTACAAGCGATCAGCCTGTCCGGGCCGCGCGATTCGGCAGCGGCCATGAAAGCCGTTCAGGAAAGCTTCTGCCAAGTGGTGCTGGACCCGCAATTCGTCGATGTCGGTGTCAGCCGGGAAGGGCGCGACTGGCGCATCGTGCTGGCGCGCTCGCTGGTGGCCTCGCGGCTGGGCGACTGGCAGGCAGAAGGGCAGAAGATTCTGCAGATGGTCAACACCGCCCGCACTCAGGCGCGCCAGTGCGGTCCGCAATCCTACGCGGCCACCACGCCGCTGGCCTGGAACCAGGCCCTGGGCAGCGCAGCGCAAAGTCATTCGCAGGCCATGGCCAACAATAACTTCTTCGACCATAAGGATCGTGAGGGGCGCATGCCGGGTGATCGCGCCGAGCTGGCCGGGTATGCCGGCCAGCAGGTCGGTGAGAATATTGCCGCTGGCCAGGACACCGCCCGCAAGGTGGTTGATGGCTGGCTGGCCAGCCCCGGTCATTGCGCCAACCTGATGAACCCCGGTTTTCGCGAACTGGGCGCGGCTTATGCGATGGACCCGAAAAGCGATGCGGGCATCTACTGGACAGCGATGTTTGGAACGCAGCAGCAGTGA
- a CDS encoding GNAT family N-acetyltransferase → MSTVMLLQTPPPEFIRSQIQQMVVDYVTDISLVAIVPSNPLYNLYQYGVGYEVHLYLNAMDGSQDLTVELIVALDDDDPEIVSGFLLYLPVQNDPQACAVAYMAVRESQRRQGIARAMLEKMVARYPHAELYCTVDKVPCFEALGFQVQGARGPQVIMNTRDHGTDGLLAVMDIAPIYSSVEVRQIHAYLLKQHGEQAMLDAEKQRDRHLDELTRQAKAYAEGRLGNVATKTFRLH, encoded by the coding sequence ATGTCCACCGTCATGCTGCTCCAAACCCCGCCACCGGAGTTCATCCGCAGCCAGATTCAGCAAATGGTCGTCGATTATGTTACCGACATCAGTCTGGTCGCGATTGTGCCGAGCAATCCGCTGTACAACCTTTATCAGTATGGTGTGGGCTATGAGGTGCATCTATATCTGAATGCCATGGACGGGTCGCAAGACCTGACCGTCGAACTGATCGTGGCGCTGGACGATGACGACCCGGAAATCGTCTCGGGTTTTCTGCTGTACCTGCCCGTGCAGAACGACCCGCAAGCGTGCGCCGTGGCTTACATGGCGGTACGCGAAAGCCAGCGTCGGCAAGGTATTGCACGCGCGATGCTGGAGAAAATGGTCGCTCGTTATCCGCATGCCGAGTTGTATTGCACCGTCGACAAAGTGCCTTGCTTTGAAGCGTTGGGTTTTCAGGTGCAGGGCGCACGCGGGCCGCAGGTGATCATGAACACCAGAGACCACGGCACGGACGGCTTGCTGGCGGTCATGGACATCGCGCCCATCTACAGCTCGGTGGAGGTGCGGCAGATCCATGCCTACTTGCTCAAGCAGCATGGCGAGCAGGCGATGCTCGACGCGGAGAAACAGCGCGATCGCCATCTTGACGAACTGACGCGCCAGGCCAAGGCGTACGCCGAGGGGCGTCTCGGCAATGTGGCAACCAAGACGTTTCGGTTGCATTGA
- a CDS encoding DUF6434 domain-containing protein produces the protein MAFDWHSDLITRDTPVDAHYRNTQNVRRFLLEQCGPLFRFDRAFMAWIKNAEPKDMGQVADEWLRIRAQASAVD, from the coding sequence ATGGCATTCGATTGGCACTCTGACCTGATCACACGTGACACGCCGGTGGATGCCCACTATCGGAATACGCAGAACGTACGGCGCTTCCTGCTCGAACAGTGCGGCCCGCTGTTCAGGTTCGATCGGGCCTTCATGGCGTGGATCAAAAACGCCGAGCCCAAAGACATGGGCCAGGTTGCAGACGAGTGGCTGAGGATTCGGGCGCAGGCTTCAGCGGTGGACTAA
- a CDS encoding PhzF family phenazine biosynthesis protein: protein MNTEIIKLAAFSDGERGGNPAGVWIGESLPDAAVMQQIAADVGFSETAFAAPTENGWRVRYFSPLAEVPFCGHATIALGAALAAQHGDGVYDLTLNQAQITVEGHARGSLTSAALQSPPTFSKPINAHLLEEALALFGYTSSDLDQRITPAHINGGAGHLILALNSRAALKAMRYDQQAGRELMVREGWATILLAWAKTDQMFHTRNPFAFGGVYEDPATGAATAALGGYLRDIGWPHGGLIDILQGEDMGSPSRLRAEIPEQPGSSIRVSGMARRL, encoded by the coding sequence ATGAACACTGAAATCATAAAACTGGCCGCGTTCAGCGATGGGGAGCGCGGCGGCAACCCGGCAGGCGTATGGATAGGCGAATCGCTGCCCGACGCCGCCGTCATGCAACAGATTGCAGCCGACGTCGGTTTTTCCGAAACGGCTTTTGCCGCTCCCACCGAAAACGGCTGGCGGGTGCGCTACTTTTCGCCGCTGGCCGAGGTGCCGTTCTGCGGGCACGCGACCATCGCGCTGGGTGCAGCGCTGGCCGCGCAACACGGCGACGGCGTGTACGATCTGACGCTCAATCAGGCACAGATCACGGTGGAAGGACATGCTCGGGGCTCGCTGACGTCGGCAGCGCTGCAGTCGCCGCCCACCTTCAGCAAGCCAATCAATGCGCACTTGCTGGAAGAAGCTCTGGCGCTGTTCGGCTATACGTCCAGCGATCTGGATCAGCGCATCACGCCGGCACACATCAACGGCGGTGCCGGGCATCTGATTCTGGCGCTGAACAGTCGTGCAGCACTGAAGGCCATGCGTTACGACCAACAGGCCGGGCGCGAGTTGATGGTGCGTGAGGGCTGGGCAACGATTCTGCTGGCCTGGGCAAAAACCGATCAGATGTTTCATACCCGCAACCCGTTCGCGTTCGGCGGGGTTTACGAAGATCCCGCCACCGGTGCCGCCACAGCTGCGCTGGGCGGCTATCTGCGTGACATCGGCTGGCCGCACGGCGGGCTGATCGACATCCTGCAAGGCGAAGACATGGGCAGCCCGTCGCGTCTGCGCGCCGAAATCCCGGAGCAACCGGGCAGCTCGATCCGGGTCTCGGGAATGGCACGCAGGTTGTAG
- a CDS encoding retron system putative HNH endonuclease encodes MLKLDRASVDAPPCLADYDHLTHTWSDFRGTCKKQLRFALVQLQGILGVTTEDAAEYGVRCAYCERAIFHDGHIEHFRRKNPAHYPELTFAWSNLFLACGSPQHCGHHKDRRSAPAYDPGLLIKPDEHDPEHYLHFHSSGKVLARNNLNDHENSCATETIRVFSLDHPALEGARANAVRSYRNLHDADLYEIASWSDADRNDYFRQEIEATRWLPYATTIRHFLQK; translated from the coding sequence GTGCTCAAACTGGATCGAGCGTCTGTAGATGCCCCGCCCTGCCTCGCCGACTACGATCATCTGACCCACACATGGTCAGATTTTCGCGGAACCTGCAAAAAACAGCTGCGCTTTGCGCTCGTGCAGCTGCAAGGCATCTTGGGTGTTACGACAGAAGACGCAGCTGAGTACGGCGTCCGGTGCGCTTATTGTGAGAGGGCCATTTTTCATGACGGACATATCGAGCATTTTCGACGAAAGAATCCTGCGCACTACCCAGAACTGACATTTGCCTGGAGTAACCTTTTTCTTGCATGTGGCAGTCCGCAACATTGCGGCCATCACAAGGATCGACGCTCGGCTCCTGCCTATGACCCCGGCCTTCTCATCAAACCTGACGAACATGATCCAGAGCATTACCTGCATTTTCATTCTTCCGGGAAGGTACTCGCCCGTAACAACCTGAATGATCACGAGAATAGCTGCGCGACGGAGACCATTCGCGTGTTTAGTCTGGACCATCCAGCGCTTGAAGGTGCCCGTGCGAACGCAGTGCGCAGCTACCGCAACCTGCACGATGCGGATCTATATGAGATAGCTTCATGGTCAGACGCTGACCGTAACGATTATTTTCGTCAGGAGATTGAAGCCACCCGCTGGCTTCCCTACGCTACGACGATCAGACACTTCTTGCAGAAGTGA
- a CDS encoding multidrug/biocide efflux PACE transporter, with translation MSQHTLHAESSPAVAPKTLRERALHAALFEIGGVLLVAPLLAWLMDHSLAMMGLMTVMISTVAMLWNMLYNALFDRLRKRFGFAMNLTIRILHAMGFEAGLILVVVPLAAWWLSISLLQAFLLDIGLLLMFLPYTLLFNWAYDTLRERLVERRLSRCEVL, from the coding sequence ATGAGTCAACACACACTGCACGCTGAATCATCCCCAGCCGTGGCGCCTAAAACCCTTCGCGAACGCGCACTGCATGCCGCCCTGTTCGAGATCGGCGGGGTGCTGCTGGTCGCGCCGCTGCTCGCCTGGCTGATGGACCACTCACTGGCCATGATGGGCCTCATGACCGTGATGATTTCCACCGTCGCCATGCTCTGGAACATGCTCTACAACGCCCTGTTCGACCGCCTTCGGAAACGCTTCGGCTTCGCCATGAACCTGACGATCCGCATCCTGCACGCCATGGGCTTCGAAGCCGGACTCATCCTCGTCGTGGTGCCACTGGCCGCATGGTGGCTGTCGATCAGCCTGCTGCAAGCCTTCCTGCTGGACATCGGCCTGCTGCTCATGTTTCTGCCGTACACCCTGCTATTCAACTGGGCTTACGACACTTTGCGCGAACGGCTGGTCGAGCGGCGGTTGTCGAGGTGTGAGGTGCTGTGA
- a CDS encoding MFS transporter, with product MTSFSTAAQDAKARAEQSSTRIAFFIAGFSVASWAPLVPYVKQRMGLDEGTLGLLLLCLGVGSIISMPLAGALAARFGCRRLLVCSTLLICLCLPLLATISSLPLLIATLFLFGASMGGVDCTANVQAVIVERNSGKTMMSGFHGLFSLGGIVGAAGVAGLLSLGISPFYSMLVVVVLTLVALAKAAPNLLPYGSPSDGPAFAVPRGVVLFIGLLCFTVFLAEGAMLDWSAVFLTSLRGVEASYAGLGYAVFAATMTLGRLFGDAVVKRVGSNRVIILGGLCAAAGLAVATLIPVWQAALLGYALVGAGCSNIVPVCYSAVGRQKTMPESVAIPAITTVGYAGILIGPAAIGFIAHISSLELAFMIVAVMLLGVASGGSKLRT from the coding sequence ATGACCTCTTTCAGCACCGCAGCCCAGGATGCCAAGGCTCGGGCGGAACAGTCTTCGACGCGTATCGCATTTTTCATTGCTGGTTTCAGTGTGGCGTCATGGGCGCCGCTGGTGCCTTACGTCAAGCAACGGATGGGGCTCGATGAGGGCACGCTGGGCCTGTTGCTGCTGTGCCTTGGCGTGGGCTCGATCATTTCTATGCCGCTGGCGGGCGCGCTGGCCGCGCGGTTCGGGTGTCGGCGCTTGCTGGTCTGTTCAACGCTGTTGATCTGCCTGTGCCTGCCGTTGCTGGCGACGATCTCCAGTCTGCCGTTATTGATCGCCACGCTGTTTCTGTTCGGCGCAAGCATGGGCGGGGTGGATTGCACGGCCAACGTCCAGGCGGTGATTGTCGAGCGCAACAGCGGCAAGACCATGATGTCGGGGTTTCACGGCCTGTTCAGCCTCGGCGGAATCGTCGGCGCAGCCGGGGTTGCTGGCTTGCTCAGCCTCGGCATCTCGCCGTTCTATTCGATGCTGGTGGTGGTCGTGCTGACGCTGGTTGCTTTGGCCAAGGCTGCGCCGAACCTGTTGCCGTACGGCAGCCCATCGGATGGGCCGGCCTTTGCGGTCCCGCGTGGCGTGGTGCTGTTTATCGGGCTGCTGTGCTTCACTGTTTTTCTGGCCGAAGGTGCAATGCTCGACTGGAGCGCGGTGTTCCTCACCTCGTTGCGCGGCGTTGAAGCGTCCTATGCCGGGCTGGGCTACGCGGTGTTCGCCGCAACCATGACCCTGGGTCGACTGTTCGGCGACGCGGTCGTGAAACGGGTTGGCTCCAACCGGGTCATCATTCTGGGTGGCTTGTGTGCAGCGGCCGGTCTGGCCGTCGCTACGCTGATTCCGGTCTGGCAGGCGGCGCTGCTGGGCTATGCGCTGGTGGGCGCGGGTTGTTCGAACATCGTACCGGTCTGCTACAGCGCGGTCGGTCGACAGAAAACCATGCCGGAAAGCGTGGCAATTCCGGCGATCACCACTGTGGGCTACGCCGGGATTCTGATCGGCCCTGCGGCCATTGGTTTCATTGCCCACATCAGCAGCCTTGAACTGGCGTTCATGATCGTTGCCGTGATGTTGCTGGGCGTGGCAAGTGGCGGCAGCAAACTCAGGACCTGA
- a CDS encoding LysR family transcriptional regulator has protein sequence MSYSPEALEAFVQIAALGSFSAAARRLGKSQSTISEAIARLEIDLGLELFDRSSRQPVLTEAGRAMLGRVDDLLCASDRLRRAAARLSAGVEPRLTLVLSDANQFADFERLMTELDQRFPELEMECVFAEHGDAINLVQSGRASLGLLSAQASYPPEIGHATIDESADFGLFVSHKHPLAALERVDYQQLARYRALRLNTLVEHSIPTDDLPTSGHRHWSAPNYLLLMDMAAFGFGWSALPRWLVSRYSGGLLKELNVSGWPRRSAVDIIWSFQRSLGPAGAWLLDSLVPFAGE, from the coding sequence ATGAGTTATTCCCCCGAAGCGCTGGAAGCGTTTGTGCAGATTGCCGCACTGGGTTCGTTCAGCGCTGCCGCACGCCGCCTGGGCAAAAGCCAGTCGACCATCAGTGAAGCGATTGCCCGCCTGGAGATTGACCTAGGGCTGGAGCTGTTCGATCGTTCGTCGCGGCAACCGGTGTTGACCGAAGCGGGGAGGGCCATGCTCGGTCGTGTCGACGATCTGCTGTGCGCTTCCGACCGGCTGCGCCGTGCTGCTGCGCGCCTGTCAGCGGGTGTCGAGCCGCGGCTGACGCTGGTGTTGTCCGATGCCAATCAGTTTGCGGATTTCGAGCGGCTGATGACCGAGCTGGACCAGCGTTTTCCGGAGCTGGAAATGGAGTGCGTATTTGCCGAGCACGGTGATGCGATCAATCTGGTGCAATCGGGCCGGGCTTCGCTGGGTCTGTTGTCGGCGCAAGCCAGTTACCCGCCGGAGATCGGCCATGCGACCATCGATGAAAGTGCCGATTTCGGTCTGTTCGTCTCGCACAAGCATCCGCTTGCTGCGCTGGAACGGGTCGATTACCAGCAACTGGCGCGCTACCGCGCGTTGCGCCTCAACACACTGGTCGAACACAGCATTCCTACCGATGACCTGCCGACCAGCGGCCACCGGCACTGGTCGGCACCGAATTATCTGTTGCTGATGGACATGGCGGCGTTCGGTTTTGGCTGGTCGGCATTGCCGCGCTGGCTGGTGTCGCGGTACTCGGGCGGATTGTTGAAGGAGCTGAACGTTTCCGGCTGGCCGCGACGTTCTGCAGTGGACATCATCTGGTCGTTTCAGCGCAGTCTTGGGCCGGCAGGCGCCTGGTTGCTGGACTCGCTGGTGCCGTTTGCGGGGGAGTGA